The Photobacterium sp. CCB-ST2H9 DNA segment CTACCTGAATGACATCAGTACCAACGGGACTTTCATTAATGACAAGCGAGCCCTGAAAAATCAGCCTTCTGCGTTGCAGGAAGGGGACACGGTGTCATTGGGGCGTTATGAGCTGACGGTCAGCTTCGAGAATGAAATCCAGCATATCAATCTGGCAGAAGACATTATGCCGGAGATGAAAAGCAGCGACCCCGTTGAATCACTGAATGTCGTCTTGCCGCCCAAAGCCGAAGAGTTTGCTGAAGGGACCGTAGAAGAGCTCTTTTTTCCGCCGGATGAAAAGGCTGACACCACCGAGCCCTTGTACCATCTTCAGGAAGAAGAAGATGAAGCGGAAGCGCTGATTGAAGATGAGATCCCAAAACCTGAAGTGGATTACACACCACCGCACCGGCAGATGCTGGATGACAGTGAAAGTATTCATTCCGAAATGGACGTGCCGAACCTGATTCCGGAAGACTGGAATTTTGGTGGTGAACCGGTAGCGTCCGTGCCGAAACCGGTTCAGAGACCGGTACAGCGACCAGCACCACCTCAGCCTGAAATGCGTGCCGAGCGCATCCCGTCCCATCCGCCGAAACCTGAAAAACCAGCCCCGATTGCTGAGCCGGCTGCCCTGGGTTTACTGGCTCACACTGAAATGTCGCCCCTCTCTGGCAGGCAGGCTGAATCTGCTTTTCTGGACGGGTTGGGGATGTCGACGGAGCAAAGACAGCTTTGCGATGAAAACTGGTACCGGCAGATGGGATTATGTTTGCGGGGCTGTCTGGATGCGATGACATCCGAGCTGCGCCAGTCACTGGCACTGGCTGGTGAGGCCGATGAGTCTCAGGCCCATTTGCTGGACAGCATGCTGTCGCTTTATCAGCAGTCCATTCTTGAACCGGTTGAACTTGTTGAGCATATCCATGAAGAGCTGGCCACGCATCGGGCTCGTCTGAACCAAGCCAGAAAATCGCTGTTCATGCAGCAACTGACGTCACTCTCCCCTGCAGCTTTCGAAGCAGAACAACAGGAAAAAGGCGGCGGCTGGCTGAAGAAGCAGCGTCTCTGGAGTGCGTATCAGGACCATTTTGCACAGCAGCAGTCGGATATGCAGTCTGAAACGCAAGAAAGCGCTGATGCGAATCTGGCAACCAAGTACAGGGAATTATTACAGGGGCAAAATGCGTAATTTATTGTTGGGTTTAATGGTTGCACTGTCTTTGTCTGGTTGTGCAGTGTGGGAACAGTTTAAAGATACTGCCGGATTGATTCCGGAAACGGCTGAAATTGAAGTGCACATCACAACGGACAAGAGTCTGAATGTCCGGCCGAACGGATCATCGTCACCGGCTATCTTGCGGATTTATGAACTGTCTTCGCCGGTGCTGTTTCGTAGCCTGGATTTCTTTTCGCTGTTTGAGAATGACAAATCTGCGCTGGGTGATGAATACATCAAACGCTACGAATACCAGTTAGAACCGGGACAGGAACTGACCGAATTTCTGAAACTTCAGCCGGAAACGCGTGCGGTCGGATTTGCGGTCGCATTCCGGGATATCAACGGCACCAGCTGGCGCACCATTCACACGATAGAAGAGCGTAAAAGCTATTTTCTGGACGTGAATCTGGTGAATAACGTGTTGTCGGTAGAACGCACCAAAGGTGTAGAACAGATTTATTTCTAAGGAAGTTATTATGTCATTGTATAACCCTGTGGTCTGGCAAGACGGCATGTTTATGAAACCGCAGCACTTCCAGCAACTGGACCGGTTTCATTCCCAGCAGATGAGTTTGTGTACGGCGTTGAGTTCACCGCTGAGCTGGGGCATCAGCCGGCTGGAGATCAACCACGAACTGCTGAAAATGGGCAAAATTGGTGTAACGGTTGCAGAGGGGATTCTGCAGGACCGTACGCCGTTTGCGTTACCGGCGGAAGCGCCTGCTCCGTCAATGCTTGAAGTGGACTCGTCGACTGTCGATAAAGTTGTGTATCTGTGCTGCCCGCTGCCTTCTGAACAGGGCGAACTCTATACCAATGCCGGCGATGGTGCACGTTATTGCCTTCAGGAACAGCAGGTCGTGGACTGCCTGTATGACAGTGAAGACACCACCACGATTCATGTCGGCAGTCTGAATTTCCGTCTGATGTTGGAGAGCGACGATCGCTCGGCATACACGTCAATTGCAATCCTGAAAATCTCTGAAGTGAAAAGTGACGGGACAGTCGTTCTGGATGATAAGTTTATCCCGACTTGTCTGGATATCCGTGCCTCAGCAGTACTGACTAAATTTGTGACTGAATTTGCATCACTGCTGAAGCACCGTGCTGAATCCATTGTGGCACGCCTGGGTGTGGTTGATCAGCAGGGCGTTTCTTCTGTTGCTGACTTTATGCTGCTGCAGGCGGTGAATAAATTAGAGCCGCTGTTCTGGCATATCGGCAGTCTGGAAGGTGTTCATCCTGAAGCGCTGTATCGTGTATTGCTGCAGGCAGAAGGTGATTTGGCAACACTGTGCTCATCCTTACGTCGTCCTGAAGCCTATCTGCCTTATAACCACGGTGATCTGACCGAATGTATGTGGTCGCTGATCAGCCGGAACCGCAGCAGCCTGACCGTGATGTCTGAGCAGCGTGCCATTCCGCTGGTGCTGAAAGAGCAGGGCTATGGCGTTCGGGTGGCCAATATCGCCGATCGCGATATCATTGAAACCACCACCTTTATTCTGGCCGTGAAGGCAGACGTCACGCTGGATGTCCTGCATACACGCTTTGTTTCTCAGGTGAAAGTGGGCAGCCTGGAAAATATCCGTGATCTGGTGAACTTCCAGCTGCCGGGCATTGCAATTAAGCCAATGCCGGTTGTGCCGCGACAGCTGCCTTATCATGCCGGCTTTACTTACTTCGAACTGGACAAGGCATCTGAAGAATGGAAAGCGCTGTCTTCTTCTTCAGGTATTGCGATGCATGTTTCGGGAGATTTCCCGAACCTGGAACTGCAGTTGTGGGCGGTTAGATTATGAGTCCGGCAGACGATGATGTAACGGTCGTATTATTTCAGTCGGAGCCGGGCAAACCGATGGAGGTCATGCCCGCTCCGGAAGTTCCGCGAAATATTGCGGTGAAACAGCTGGAAATCAAGAAACTTGGTATTAACCAGCTGGTGGATGAATTCACCTGGGTGCTGGCTTGCCTGACCTGCATCCCATCAATTCCCTGGCTGGATGACCCGACAGCTTTGCGGGAGCAAATCAGCCGTGAAATTCAGGACGCGGAAAAACGCCTCCTGCTGGCGAACACGGATCGCGCTTCATTGCTGGTGATGCGCTACTGCGTATGCTCGGCTGTGGATGAGGCCGTATACAGCCAGGAGTGGGGCGAGAAAAGTAACTGGAGCACGCACAGCCTGCTGGCTGAATTTCATAATGAAACGTCGGGCGGCGATAAGTTTTACACCATCCTGGACAGACTGCGTCAGGATCCGAAACGTTACCGGCATCTGATTGAGTTTTTGTATTTTCTGCTGCAGGTTGGTTTTAAAGGCAAGTTTGGTCGTGTCGAACGAGGCAATGAAAAAATTGCCGATATTGCTGATACGGTTTACCGGCTGATTAAAGAAGATCGACTGGTTGATCAGGAAAAGCTGCAGTTAGTGAATATGAAGGCGGCCTCCATCAGCCGACCGCTACGGCGAGTGATTCCCCCCAAACTGATTGTCGGGCTGACCGTCACTTTACTGGCAGCGATGTATGCCGCAACGTACTGGGTGATTGACTTTAAGTTTAATCAAATCCTGAGTTAAACCGATTCATTGATGTTCAGAAGACTGCTTGTTGAAGCGCGACTTGTTCGCGCTTTTTGTTTTTATAAATAATTGATTTTATTCATTTTATTTGGGTTTTGGTCGCATCTAACCATGGTCTGATCTTCTAAAGAATCTTGAAACATGGAAAGCAAAATGATCGAACATGTACACACGAAAAAGTCCGTCGCCAAAATCGTTGGGGGTGTTCTCTGTCTGGCTGTCATTGCGGGCATGGTTAATAGTTCCATTTTAATGACGGATGCGGGCTATACCTATGTTCATCAGAACAACCTGACGGGTGAGCTGGATGTTTTTACCACCCCGGGTATTCATTTCAGAACGCCGTTTCTTTCTAAAATCACCATGTATGATCAGGTCATTACGGTCTCATATGGTAATAATCTAGGTGAAGATTCCCGGCAGAGCTTACCTCCGGTACGTGCAAGTTTTGCGGACACCTATGTCGGAATGATTCCTGTGACATTCAGGTTCAAACTGTCGCAGAATCCGGAAGCGATCAAGAAAATGCACCGTGAATTCAGAAACAACACCAATCTGATTGATGCACTGCTGGTCAAAAACGCAAGAAACGTGACCGTGATTACGGCGACACAGTACACGGGCGAGGAATTTTTTCAGGGCGGTCTGAACCAGTTTAAAACGCAACTGGATGATCAGCTCAGAAACGGCATTTATATGACGGAACGACGTAAAGTCGAAGTTGAAGAGACTGATCTGGCACCGGTAGGTG contains these protein-coding regions:
- the icmH gene encoding type IVB secretion system protein IcmH/DotU, translated to MSPADDDVTVVLFQSEPGKPMEVMPAPEVPRNIAVKQLEIKKLGINQLVDEFTWVLACLTCIPSIPWLDDPTALREQISREIQDAEKRLLLANTDRASLLVMRYCVCSAVDEAVYSQEWGEKSNWSTHSLLAEFHNETSGGDKFYTILDRLRQDPKRYRHLIEFLYFLLQVGFKGKFGRVERGNEKIADIADTVYRLIKEDRLVDQEKLQLVNMKAASISRPLRRVIPPKLIVGLTVTLLAAMYAATYWVIDFKFNQILS
- the tssK gene encoding type VI secretion system baseplate subunit TssK; this encodes MSLYNPVVWQDGMFMKPQHFQQLDRFHSQQMSLCTALSSPLSWGISRLEINHELLKMGKIGVTVAEGILQDRTPFALPAEAPAPSMLEVDSSTVDKVVYLCCPLPSEQGELYTNAGDGARYCLQEQQVVDCLYDSEDTTTIHVGSLNFRLMLESDDRSAYTSIAILKISEVKSDGTVVLDDKFIPTCLDIRASAVLTKFVTEFASLLKHRAESIVARLGVVDQQGVSSVADFMLLQAVNKLEPLFWHIGSLEGVHPEALYRVLLQAEGDLATLCSSLRRPEAYLPYNHGDLTECMWSLISRNRSSLTVMSEQRAIPLVLKEQGYGVRVANIADRDIIETTTFILAVKADVTLDVLHTRFVSQVKVGSLENIRDLVNFQLPGIAIKPMPVVPRQLPYHAGFTYFELDKASEEWKALSSSSGIAMHVSGDFPNLELQLWAVRL
- the tagH gene encoding type VI secretion system-associated FHA domain protein TagH, coding for MEFDSLGGSIGRSAQCFFHLEDHNKYLSGTHALITSYNGEFYLNDISTNGTFINDKRALKNQPSALQEGDTVSLGRYELTVSFENEIQHINLAEDIMPEMKSSDPVESLNVVLPPKAEEFAEGTVEELFFPPDEKADTTEPLYHLQEEEDEAEALIEDEIPKPEVDYTPPHRQMLDDSESIHSEMDVPNLIPEDWNFGGEPVASVPKPVQRPVQRPAPPQPEMRAERIPSHPPKPEKPAPIAEPAALGLLAHTEMSPLSGRQAESAFLDGLGMSTEQRQLCDENWYRQMGLCLRGCLDAMTSELRQSLALAGEADESQAHLLDSMLSLYQQSILEPVELVEHIHEELATHRARLNQARKSLFMQQLTSLSPAAFEAEQQEKGGGWLKKQRLWSAYQDHFAQQQSDMQSETQESADANLATKYRELLQGQNA
- the tssJ gene encoding type VI secretion system lipoprotein TssJ; this translates as MRNLLLGLMVALSLSGCAVWEQFKDTAGLIPETAEIEVHITTDKSLNVRPNGSSSPAILRIYELSSPVLFRSLDFFSLFENDKSALGDEYIKRYEYQLEPGQELTEFLKLQPETRAVGFAVAFRDINGTSWRTIHTIEERKSYFLDVNLVNNVLSVERTKGVEQIYF